A single genomic interval of Apteryx mantelli isolate bAptMan1 chromosome 21, bAptMan1.hap1, whole genome shotgun sequence harbors:
- the ST6GALNAC6 gene encoding alpha-N-acetylgalactosaminide alpha-2,6-sialyltransferase 6, whose translation MSSNTGQRAAVFVVLFALIMLLIIYSSSSGNEVFRYGTLRGKARRPPNLKKWGVKTGYLPVCGNKTLTSHCHQCVIVTSSSHLLGTRLGSEIDQAECTIRMNDAPTTGYEADVGNKTSFRVVAHSSVYRVLKRPQEFVNKTPETIFIFWGPPAKMQKSLLKIIQRVSMSFPNMTAYVVSPGRMKQFDDLFRGETGKDREKSRSWLSTGWFTMVIAVELCDNVHVYGMVPPNYCSNRPQPRRMAYHYYEPKGPDECTTYIHNERSRKGNHHRFITEKRVFASWAGLYNISFSHPAWA comes from the exons atgagtagcaACACG GGCCAGCGCGCTGCCGTCTTCGTGGTCCTCTTTGCCCTGATCATGTTGCTGATCATCTACAGCTCCAGCAGCGGGAACGAGGTCTTCCGCTACGGCACGCTGCGGGGGAAAGCCCGCCGCCCCCCCAACCTCAAGAAATGGGGGGTCAAAACCGGGTACCTGCCCGTCTGCGGGAACAAG ACCCTGACTTCCCACTGCCACCAGTGCGTCATCGTCACCAGCTCCAGCCATCTCCTGGGCACCCGCCTGGGCTCGGAGATCGACCAAGCCGAGTGCACCATCCGCATGAACGATGCCCCAACCACCGGCTACGAGGCGGACGTGGGCAACAAGACCAGCTTCCGGGTGGTGGCTCACTCCAGCGTCTACCGGGTGCTGAAGAGGCCGCAGGAGTTCGTCAACAAGACCCCAGAGACCATCTTCATCTTCTGGGGGCCTCCCGCCAAGATGCAGAAGAGCCTGCTGAAAATCATCCAGCGCGTCAGCATGTCCTTCCCCAACATGACGGCCTACGTTGTCTCCCCGGGGCGCATGAAGCAGTTTGACGACTTGTTCCGGGGAGAGACGGGGAAGGACAG GGAGAAGTCGCGGTCGTGGCTCAGCACCGGCTGGTTCACCATGGTGATCGCGGTGGAGCTGTGCGACAACGTCCACGTTTACGGCATGGTGCCGCCCAACTACTGCAG CAACCGGCCGCAGCCGCGGCGCATGGCGTACCACTACTACGAGCCGAAGGGCCCCGACGAGTGCACCACCTACATCCACAACGAGCGGAGCCGCAAGGGCAACCACCACCGCTTCATCACGGAGAAGCGGGTCTTCGCCAGCTGGGCCGGCCTCTACAACATCAGCTTCTCGCACCCGGCCTGGGCGTAG